From a single Catenulispora sp. EB89 genomic region:
- the mreC gene encoding rod shape-determining protein MreC, producing MRDDKRTRLLLAVLLAAAFAMITVDARGGSRSPLQPLRSGGEAVLGPVTRSVAAVERPVGDFVHGLGHSKQDQKQIALLKTQNAALREQAETAADARARAAELDKLLHVASVGGYRTIPARVLSFAPQQQGTWSATIDAGTLDGVKPGMTVLDGDGLVGRTVAVGRDTATVLLADDPRFTVGVRTPGTGGAGGGQVGLATGGGPGAFSVQFFDPQADIPLGTPVLTFGSAGGTPFVPGVPLGTVTSVQPTPGAMTRTAIVKPYVAYDGLQTVGVVVEPPRTDPRDALVAH from the coding sequence GTGCGTGACGACAAGCGGACGAGGCTGCTGCTGGCGGTACTGCTGGCGGCGGCCTTCGCCATGATCACCGTGGACGCCCGGGGCGGGTCCCGCTCGCCGCTGCAGCCGCTGCGCTCCGGCGGCGAGGCGGTGCTCGGCCCGGTGACGCGCTCGGTCGCGGCGGTCGAGCGGCCGGTGGGCGACTTCGTGCACGGACTCGGCCACAGCAAGCAGGACCAGAAGCAGATCGCGCTGCTCAAGACGCAGAACGCGGCCCTGCGCGAACAGGCCGAGACCGCCGCCGACGCCCGCGCCCGGGCCGCCGAGCTCGACAAGCTGCTGCACGTCGCCTCGGTCGGCGGCTACCGGACCATCCCGGCCCGGGTGCTGTCCTTCGCCCCGCAGCAGCAGGGCACCTGGTCGGCGACCATCGACGCCGGCACCCTGGACGGCGTCAAGCCGGGAATGACCGTGCTGGACGGCGACGGCCTGGTCGGCCGCACCGTGGCGGTCGGCCGCGACACCGCGACCGTGCTGCTGGCCGACGACCCGCGGTTCACCGTGGGCGTGCGGACCCCGGGCACCGGCGGCGCCGGAGGCGGCCAGGTCGGCCTGGCCACCGGCGGCGGGCCCGGGGCGTTCAGCGTGCAGTTCTTCGACCCGCAGGCCGACATCCCGCTGGGCACACCGGTGCTGACCTTCGGCTCGGCCGGCGGCACGCCCTTCGTGCCCGGCGTGCCGCTGGGCACCGTGACCTCCGTGCAGCCCACGCCCGGGGCGATGACCCGGACCGCGATCGTGAAGCCGTACGTGGCCTACGACGGCCTGCAGACCGTCGGTGTCGTGGTGGAGCCGCCGCGCACCGACCCCCGCGACGCGCTGGTGGCGCACTGA
- a CDS encoding rod shape-determining protein, translated as MAVIGRDIAVDLGTANTLVYVRGRGIVLNEPSVVAVDTTTGAVLAVGAEAKKMIGRTPGNIVAIRPLKDGVIADFEVAERMLRYFIRKAHKRRWLAQPRVIVCVPSGITGVEKRAVEDAASAAGARSVHLIEEPMAAAIGAGLPVQEATGNMVVDIGGGTTEVAVISYGGIVTALSVRVAGDELDNAIIQYTKKEYSLLLGDRTAEEIKVTVGSAWDSGEETRAEVRGRDLVSGLPKVILLSSTEVRKAIEEPVTAIVDAVRDTLDKCPPELAGDIMDRGIVLTGGGAMLHGLDERIREETGMPVHIAENPLDSVVLGSGRCLEEFEALAPVLGTLNNRRRTGRR; from the coding sequence ATGGCGGTCATCGGTCGGGACATCGCGGTGGACCTCGGGACCGCGAACACCCTGGTGTACGTACGCGGTCGAGGCATCGTGCTGAACGAGCCCTCGGTGGTCGCGGTGGACACCACGACCGGCGCGGTGCTCGCGGTCGGCGCCGAGGCGAAGAAGATGATCGGCCGCACGCCCGGCAACATCGTGGCGATCCGGCCGCTCAAGGACGGCGTCATCGCCGACTTCGAAGTCGCCGAGCGGATGCTGCGCTACTTCATCCGCAAGGCGCACAAACGCCGGTGGCTGGCGCAGCCCCGGGTCATCGTCTGCGTCCCCTCCGGCATCACCGGGGTGGAGAAGCGCGCGGTCGAGGACGCGGCCAGCGCCGCCGGCGCGCGCAGCGTGCACCTCATCGAGGAGCCGATGGCCGCGGCGATCGGTGCGGGCCTGCCGGTGCAGGAGGCGACCGGCAACATGGTCGTGGACATCGGCGGCGGCACCACCGAGGTCGCGGTCATCTCCTACGGCGGCATCGTGACCGCGCTCAGCGTGCGGGTCGCGGGCGACGAGCTGGACAACGCGATCATCCAGTACACGAAGAAGGAGTACTCGCTGCTGCTCGGCGACCGCACCGCCGAGGAGATCAAGGTGACGGTCGGCTCGGCCTGGGACTCCGGGGAGGAGACCCGCGCCGAGGTCCGAGGCCGCGACCTCGTCAGCGGCCTGCCGAAGGTGATCCTGCTGTCCAGCACCGAGGTGCGCAAGGCCATCGAGGAGCCGGTGACGGCGATCGTCGACGCGGTGCGCGACACCCTGGACAAGTGCCCGCCGGAGCTGGCCGGCGACATCATGGACCGCGGCATCGTCCTCACCGGCGGCGGTGCCATGCTGCACGGCCTGGACGAGCGGATCCGCGAGGAGACCGGCATGCCGGTGCACATCGCGGAGAACCCGCTGGACTCCGTGGTCCTGGGCTCCGGCCGCTGCCTGGAGGAGTTCGAGGCGCTGGCCCCGGTGCTGGGCACGCTGAACAACCGTCGCCGTACCGGGCGGAGGTAG
- a CDS encoding phosphatase PAP2 family protein translates to MLYPEALAVDRHTATVGSRRDLRNRLVAGAVVAVAGVFVVYLLAVRTRWGQDFENAALAGARQHRSGSWYEDADRWLNRLTAESFGASLVVIAAVGLLRRRLLLALCGVLTAGGAVLAARFMKGVLPSRPVFGADALGAIHAAGGAVGAGHAANAASAVAAGNPAANAAVHNAVASVAATMAHVALAQATYQPPNTLPSGHTAAAMGLFFATLIVISRRWYVLVTLLVLPGAALAGVATVAADWHRLSDTVAADLLALAVGLLGLAVVAQIGLVRPEPSLGRSSLGQRLLYAALLSIATVSSAVGLAFFARYHSATSALGREDAAYWSAQALALGAAVTAAGMMLAVCRNLESVGTRPPPRLTIQAP, encoded by the coding sequence ATGCTCTACCCCGAGGCCCTGGCCGTGGACCGCCACACGGCGACCGTCGGCTCGCGACGTGATCTGCGGAACCGGTTGGTGGCCGGGGCGGTGGTCGCGGTCGCCGGCGTGTTCGTGGTCTACCTGCTCGCCGTGCGGACCCGGTGGGGGCAGGACTTCGAGAACGCGGCGCTGGCCGGCGCGCGCCAGCACCGCAGCGGGAGCTGGTACGAGGACGCCGACCGCTGGCTGAACCGGCTCACCGCGGAGAGCTTCGGGGCCTCGCTGGTCGTCATCGCGGCGGTCGGGCTGCTGCGCCGGCGGTTGCTGCTGGCGCTGTGCGGAGTGCTGACGGCCGGCGGGGCGGTGCTCGCGGCGCGGTTCATGAAGGGGGTGCTGCCGAGCCGGCCGGTGTTCGGGGCCGACGCGCTGGGTGCGATCCACGCGGCAGGCGGCGCGGTCGGAGCCGGTCACGCGGCCAACGCCGCGAGCGCGGTCGCGGCGGGGAACCCGGCCGCGAACGCGGCGGTGCACAACGCCGTCGCCTCGGTCGCCGCCACCATGGCGCACGTCGCACTGGCCCAAGCCACCTACCAGCCCCCGAACACGCTCCCCTCCGGTCACACCGCCGCGGCGATGGGGTTGTTCTTCGCGACCCTGATCGTGATCAGCCGCCGCTGGTACGTCCTGGTGACCCTGCTCGTGCTGCCCGGCGCGGCGCTGGCCGGCGTGGCGACCGTGGCGGCGGACTGGCACCGGCTCTCCGACACCGTCGCCGCCGACCTGCTCGCGCTGGCCGTCGGACTGCTCGGGCTGGCCGTGGTGGCGCAGATCGGCCTGGTGCGTCCGGAGCCGTCACTCGGTCGGAGCAGCCTGGGCCAGCGCCTGCTCTACGCCGCGCTGCTCAGCATCGCGACCGTCTCGTCGGCCGTCGGCCTCGCCTTCTTCGCGCGCTACCACAGTGCGACCTCGGCCCTGGGCCGCGAGGACGCCGCGTACTGGTCCGCGCAGGCGCTGGCCCTCGGCGCGGCGGTCACCGCGGCCGGGATGATGCTCGCGGTGTGCCGGAACCTGGAGTCGGTGGGGACGCGCCCGCCGCCCAGACTGACGATCCAGGCGCCGTGA
- a CDS encoding DUF4233 domain-containing protein encodes MAASVLCFEVLVILFFALVAMKLSDLSSGTVWAICGPGMVVAALLCGMLRKSWAYSLGWVLQGALILAGFVITDMFFVGACFALLWYWALKAGRQIDTEKAAAYAAYEAAQAAQSVEEPQAVDETPATQASAATS; translated from the coding sequence ATGGCAGCCTCGGTGCTGTGCTTCGAGGTGTTGGTGATCCTCTTCTTCGCCCTGGTGGCGATGAAGCTCTCCGACCTGAGTTCGGGGACGGTCTGGGCGATCTGCGGGCCTGGCATGGTGGTGGCCGCGCTGCTGTGCGGGATGCTGCGCAAGTCGTGGGCGTACTCGCTCGGCTGGGTGCTCCAGGGTGCGCTGATCCTCGCGGGCTTCGTGATCACCGACATGTTCTTCGTCGGGGCCTGCTTCGCGCTGCTCTGGTACTGGGCGCTGAAGGCCGGTCGGCAGATCGACACGGAGAAGGCGGCCGCGTACGCGGCCTATGAGGCGGCGCAGGCAGCTCAGTCGGTCGAAGAGCCGCAGGCGGTCGACGAGACACCGGCGACGCAGGCGTCGGCCGCGACTTCCTGA
- a CDS encoding folylpolyglutamate synthase/dihydrofolate synthase family protein → MANNVDRPGFDEQSLQEQFEEVEHELLERWPETKMDPTLARVRALTELLGDPQKAYPVVHITGTNGKTSTARMIETLLRELNLRTGRFTSPHLESMNERITLDGAPIPLRRFVEVYEDIRPYVDIVDASQEFPMSFFEVITGMAFAAFADAPVDAAVLEVGLGGTWDCTNVADGQVAVITPIDVDHAHILGDTPAKIASEKAGIIKEDAVVVMAQQPLEAAEVILRRASEVHATVAREGIEYGVVERQPALGGQQITIKGLAGEYSDVYLPLYGEHMAHNAATALAAVEAFLGAGRARTPLDPDVVREAFAKVTSPGRLEVVRRGPTVILDATHNPAGARATAQALADDFTFDHLVGVVGAMRDKDVAGILEVLEPVLNEIVVTQNNTERAMPTAVLGELAAEIFGAERVHEAPRLDDAIDMAIGLAEEAIPAGTSAGAGVIVTGSVVTAGQARTLLVRERAERVEDRHTFEDVRFEDAEKEDFDDRDLEFGKRRGGDRDDELSDEDFGGDDR, encoded by the coding sequence ATGGCGAACAATGTCGACCGTCCGGGTTTCGATGAGCAGAGCCTCCAGGAGCAGTTCGAGGAAGTCGAACACGAGCTCCTGGAGCGCTGGCCGGAGACCAAGATGGACCCCACCCTGGCACGGGTGCGGGCCCTGACCGAGCTGCTGGGCGACCCGCAGAAGGCGTACCCGGTCGTCCACATCACGGGGACCAACGGCAAGACGTCCACCGCGCGGATGATCGAGACCCTGCTGCGCGAGCTCAACCTGCGCACCGGCCGGTTCACCTCGCCGCACCTGGAGTCGATGAACGAGCGCATCACCCTGGACGGGGCGCCGATCCCGCTGCGGCGCTTCGTCGAGGTCTACGAGGACATCCGGCCCTACGTGGACATCGTGGACGCCTCGCAGGAGTTCCCGATGTCCTTCTTCGAGGTGATCACCGGGATGGCGTTCGCGGCCTTCGCCGACGCCCCGGTCGACGCCGCTGTGCTGGAGGTGGGCCTGGGCGGCACCTGGGACTGCACCAACGTCGCCGACGGCCAGGTCGCGGTGATCACCCCGATCGACGTCGACCACGCGCACATCCTCGGCGACACCCCGGCGAAGATCGCCTCCGAGAAGGCCGGGATCATCAAGGAGGACGCGGTCGTCGTGATGGCCCAGCAGCCGCTGGAGGCCGCCGAGGTCATTCTGCGCCGGGCCTCCGAGGTGCACGCCACCGTGGCCCGCGAGGGCATCGAGTACGGGGTCGTGGAGCGCCAGCCGGCGCTCGGCGGCCAGCAGATCACGATCAAGGGCCTGGCCGGCGAGTACAGCGACGTCTACCTGCCGCTGTACGGCGAGCACATGGCGCACAACGCGGCCACCGCGCTGGCCGCGGTCGAGGCCTTCCTCGGCGCCGGCCGGGCCCGCACCCCGCTGGACCCGGACGTGGTCCGCGAGGCGTTCGCCAAGGTCACCTCGCCGGGCCGGCTGGAAGTGGTCCGCCGCGGCCCCACGGTCATCCTGGACGCCACCCACAACCCGGCCGGCGCCCGCGCCACCGCGCAGGCCCTGGCCGACGACTTCACCTTCGACCACCTGGTCGGCGTGGTCGGCGCGATGCGGGACAAGGACGTCGCCGGGATCCTGGAGGTCCTGGAGCCGGTGCTGAACGAGATCGTGGTGACCCAGAACAACACCGAGCGCGCGATGCCCACCGCGGTGCTCGGGGAGCTGGCCGCCGAGATCTTCGGCGCCGAGCGGGTCCACGAGGCGCCGCGCCTGGACGACGCCATCGACATGGCCATCGGTCTGGCCGAGGAGGCGATCCCGGCCGGCACCTCCGCCGGTGCGGGCGTCATCGTGACCGGGTCGGTGGTCACCGCGGGGCAGGCGCGTACCCTGCTGGTGCGGGAGCGTGCCGAGCGGGTCGAGGACCGGCACACCTTCGAGGACGTCCGGTTCGAGGACGCCGAGAAGGAGGACTTCGACGACCGCGACCTGGAGTTCGGGAAGCGGCGGGGCGGCGACCGCGACGACGAGTTGTCCGATGAAGATTTCGGCGGTGACGACCGATGA